TAAAACCTATAGTTCAGTAATAGCTAAGGAAAACATTTATAATATAAATGCttaatttttaataataattaaaaaaaaatatgatttgATGAAAATTACATTTCGTGATCTGGAAAGAGTTTCCAGATTTCACCACGCAGCATTCATCAGGGTTGGTAGAAAGCCCAGGTTTCTACTTAAAGCCCCATGGGTTAGGGCGGGTTAGTCTAGGGTTAGTTTTTTATCTATTTACTCAATAGATACAaaattgaaaattaaatttattagaAATAACTACATTGGCACATATATTAAAGCAAAGTTTTTGTTAACCAAcccaactttaaactaaaaaatctgGCCCAGATGGGATAGTGGATTGCTacctcaccaaccaccactacctccctGATATTGCTACCTCtccaaccaccactacctccctGATATTGCTacctcaccaaccaccactacctccctGATATTGCTacctcaccaaccaccactacctccctGATATTGCTacctcaccaaccaccactacctccctGATATTGCTacctcaccaaccaccactacctccctGATATTGCTacctcaccaaccaccactacctccctGATATTGCTacctcaccaaccaccactacctccctGATATTGCTACCTCtccaaccaccactacctccctGATATTGCTacctcaccaaccaccactacctccctGATATTGCTacctcaccaaccaccactacctccctGATATTGCTacctcaccaaccaccactacctccctGATATTGCTacctcaccaaccaccactacctccctGATATTGCTacctcaccaaccaccactacctccctGATATTGCTacctcaccaaccaccactacctccctGATATTGCTacctcaccaaccaccactacctccctGATATTGCTacctcaccaaccaccactacctccctGATATTGCTacctcaccaaccaccactacctccctGATATTGCTacctcaccaaccaccactacctccctGATATTGCtacctcactaaccacaccacacccctacgcaatcgaatattttaaattcaaatcccgGAGAGAAAATCCCGTAGGTGAATTTGGTCAGTTATTAAGAGGGATCTGTTATAGGGAGGTTCCAATTTGGGAAGATGCACTGTAATATATTAGTAAAGATATTACTTATTATAACCTCACAACAAAAGAATCTCTCACAAAGCTTCCCCATggacaaataaaaaaaaggaatTACTCCCATGAGGCAATGTCTATCTGCAACATTAATTCTGGCAAATCATATCCTCACCACATGCCAAAATTATTGTCAATAATATGATATGAACATGTAATAAAATAATGCTAGACAATTCAATATCATATCTAAAATTTATTAGTCTTCATATATTTCATTCAATATAAACAGACATAATTTGTGCTGAATGACCTATGATGTTTCACACATGGTCAGTCTAACAATCCATCCAAAAGGTAACCGTAAAAGGGATATTTATTCATACAAGTGGGTCTTGAAAGTTTAAAAAAAAGCTTAATAATAAAGTATGAAATTCCTAGTGGATAATCCATAGTACTAGACTGACTTTGAAGATTTTTTAATTTAATATGTTAAATTTGAAGTGAATTGACTAACAGCAAGAAACTTACCGGCTGAAAGCCAGAGGGTCCAGCGAAGGCGTGATGGTATGAGGCAGAAGTACCTGCTAGGGCACTAGAGGCAGCTTGTTGTAAGAACTCGGGTAGATCATTACTTAAGTCCCCTCCTAGGTCACCTCCACTATCTTCCTCTTTGTAACCATCTCCACTCATGTTATATGAATCACGGTTGACATCTCCTGTATCATCTTCCTCCATTTCTACTTTAACAAAAGTGGGTGTTTCTTCCCCTCTATATTGATtagattgttgttgctgttgttcagGTAAGGGCTGTGATGATGAAATAGATGGTTGAGACGATGATTGATGTGTCAATTGTTGTGAGGACTGATGAGATGGTATATGAGAAGCAACAGGAGACTCCGCCGGCGAAGAGTGGGGACGGTTATCACGATCGTCAGTAACATGAGACTCCTGAGATGTTCTAAGAGGGGAAGGGCTTAACCGTTGGCTACCAGGGCTCTTTGgtcttggaggtggtggtggtggtgtgtgcagaCCACTCTGTGGTGGAGGGGGCGGTCTAACATCCTCCCTACCATCTTCACCTTCATCTCTGCGTTTTCTTTTCGATGGTGGGCTTCCATTGCCACCATCTCGTCTGGAAGGGTCAGACCGAGATGGCACCGACATGGCACCTTTCTTAGGAGGTTCATCGTCAGGTACTGCAAGGCCTTTAATTCTCAAATTTTCTGCTGCCTTAATTAAAGAAGCTAAGTCACTTTGTCGCACATTCACTTCACCAAGGTACATATAATCTAGCAAGGCCTCTAGGTCCTCACTTTTTATATCTTTTAACACTATAACAGGGCTCTTGCAAGCAGTCTTGTCAAACATGGCACAGAAGTAATCACTACACGTTGAAAGCACCAACTTGTGCACACTGTAGAATTTGCCATCACATGCCAGAGTGACATCCGTATACGCTTGCTGGAAAAGAAAGATTTTACTGTTAAGAGATAAAAAGAACCGATTTCAAATAAATTTCATACCGCTCCAAATATTAAATTCATGCTCATTTTCCTATTTACATGTGCTTCTGCAAATACATATTCATGTAAATCCATGTGGTGTTCTGCCTGTAACAAAAGCAAACACTGTTTTGTGTACATTGAAAGGACACCAGGTAAAGTCATTTGGTCCATGGAGAGTTGTGCTGTAATGTTGCCGACTCTCCTTATAGACATGATGAATTTGTTAATGTTTGTGTATTTCCTGCTTTATATCTGTTAAGGGACGGATTacgaaaatatgcaataaatgaaaactggttcaatttcaaacttttttgacgagttgtatataaAATTGGGTTcaactggtccaagtctcagcatcgtagcataaataggaagggagaaaaaaaatttgaattatgtgtcaaaattttccaaaatggtaaaaaattaacATGAAACACGTGTCAATTGAAATCATGCCTAtgactatcacaatagcatataataaagtattttaagctatcacaatagcatataataaagtattttaagctatcacattagcatataataaagtatttAACAATTGAGTTTTATGCCCAAAACAATTTTCAAacaaaaaaaatgattttttttctcgaatttttctcattttttatcagctgatttgcatgaaacttatacatctTACAGAATATAAGCCTTTCAGTAAGAGtgcaaattttggaggaaattggttgaaatCAACCACAGGTGGCAGAATGTTTGATCTTATTTATTGTCAAGTAACAAAATTAGCTCTCCTCTTTCATTTTTTTCAATTTAATGAAATTTACATCTTATATGTAGAGTTGACGTCTCTACAAACTTTATAAAACACTTTATTCCtatgttcatttattgattttataaatatttgcaaacatgaaatattggcataTATTTTTGGGGAACTTGGGACTTTGGACTTTTTGGGACTACttgcattagtaaaactaaaaatattttggataatcCTTTTTATAAAAATCCTTTAATATGTGCTAATAAGATAGacgagtgtcatagaaatgatttcatttgaaaaTTGTGGTTGCAGAGTATTATTGAATGTGTAAAATTCACTGAAAAAAAATCCCTTCCTTTCTGTTTAGGGTGCGATACTGAAACAGAACAGTTGCAGCCCTtcttatatacaactagtaaaaaaagTTTGGTTTATATTAAACATTTCAAAATAATGTAATAAACCCCTTTATCAAGGTGGTATAACTATTACAGTATTTACAAAGATTATTTCATTGATCTGTGATTAAACAGTACATGTAATTAATCTGCAAGTGACTAAAGAAATTATTCATTATAAAATTTATTCTATTTTGTcattcagtcttggaaattgaatctattattcattttatttctaacaagagaaatggacCATGTAGTCAAATTTGGTCTTTCCATTCCCTCCTCCCAAATTACAAAAACACTTGGCTGTAGCAGTTTTGATCAGTAAATGAGTTAAATATTTAAGTTTAACAAACAGAACTTTAATTTTTATAATAAGTAATAAAAGCTTCATATCAGTAGGAAGATGCTTTCTTGaaaaattttaaatataaattaatggaGCTATATTGCTCGTCATAAACCTTGCACTGTTCTGCAAAATctgaagtacagtactgtacttaaagTTTGAGTCGGTACAATGAGGCTTTCTTCATTTATTAATGGAAAGTTGGCAATAGTTAATAAAATTAACATGACAAAAACCACACCATTAAAAACTCCTATTGAAGATACTTATaacaaatatgaaaataaaaagtCATAGTAGAACACATTTTTAATAAAGCAACTTTGGTAGACCTGTAAACACAAtaccatacatatatacatacatacaacagAAAATTGAAGACATCTTACCTTGTCCCTGAGCACACCCAAAATGTGAAGAAACGTGGAACGATGATTGTTCCACTTTAAGGAAAGTAGCTCCTCCATGTTAACCTGAAAAAATAAAATGCTGAAACAAAGCACAATTTCAACAAAATACATCAATTGCTAAAGATAATGAAGTAAACACAAATTTACAAACCATCCCATCCTGCTGCTATTCTATCCTTAGGCAGAACAGTACCCTTACTTTAGATTTTATGAATCCATCATATGTGActaaagaataaaggtaactgcagaaggcctatttgcccatacgagAAAACACAAAACATAACATATTTAAGATCAATTCCTGGCTTTCTAAAAACAAACCATTCAAATATAACAAAGACACGATGACAAATCAAAAAAACCTCAGCTATAATGACAAAATTATATGAGGCTCTAGATCTATTGGCCTAAGGAAGGCAGCTCATAATtatacccactcactcactcatataCATACCTAACTTGTTTGGAacaatccaccaagcctgtacctACAGTAATACATTACCCAGTAATTTCTTCTATACAGTATATCAACAACCCCACTTACAAATCAGTATACACAATGTATACCAATGTATACCACCTCAGTGTATACAATGAAATCTCAATAACATGATGTATCTAAAAGAAGATCTTTGAAACAAGGCAGTGGAATTGTCAGTCCTGGATTACTCCAGGTGTAAGATGTGTAAAAGTAACAAACCAGAGTTGGCCCCAACTCTCAAGAAATTTGGAGGCACTCTACTCCAAAGATTTTCTCATTTACCAAGGTGTTTTCTGAATCTAAGATTGTTTAATTTGTGTTGAACTGTTCTGGGTGTTGAAATCAGagtttatatacagtatttagcaTCCTATTAATACAGTAGGGTTTATGTAATTCTAAGAATCACTGTTTTGTTAACCACTGAATTAGATACCACTGTTAAGATAAAATTATATTTCCTTTTGCAGAGGTAATTGAGGACAGCACACTAGGCCAGTATAACTACAGTATATAATTTTTGGCAGGCAAGAAAAAAAATCACTAATCAGCTGCCTCTTCAACCAGCCTAACTTCATCTTATGAGTGAATTAGccctgaaaataaacaaaaacatgTTTGATATGAAATGGTAGACTAATCTGACCTAAAGAATTGCATACACAAATATTATTCAGAAAAAAcactaagtaaaaaaaaaaattgtctgctATTGGACCTCATCTTCAAACTGATTAGCAGAGCACATTCCCTATGCCAAAGAGATCAGTCTCTCAATCTGGCAGTAATAAGAATGCAACACACAAATTATAAGGATTAAGCCAGcccaggaccttcaaccagtgaagcctcacaCCAGCCCAgggccttcaaccagtgaagcctcacaaGCCAGCgcaggaccttcaaccagtgaggcctcacaagccagcccaggaccttcaaccagtgaagcctcacaCCAGCccgggaccttcaaccagtgaggcctcacaagccagcccaggaccttcaaccagtgaagcctcacaaGCCAGCgcaggaccttcaaccagtgaagcctcacaaGCCAGCgcaggaccttcaaccagtgaggcctcacaagccagCCCagggccttcaaccagtgaggcctcacaagccagcccaggaccttcaaccagtgaggcctcacaagccagcccaggaccttcaaccagtgaagcctcacaaGCCAGCCCAgggccttcaaccagtgaagcctcacaaGCCAGCgcaggaccttcaaccagtgaggcctcacaagccagcccaggaccttcaaccagtgaagcctcacaaGCCAGCgcaggaccttcaaccagtgaagcctcacaaGCCAGCgcaggaccttcaaccagtgaggcctcacaagccagCCCAgggccttcaaccagtgaagcctcacaCCAGCCCAgggccttcaaccagtgaagcctcacaaGCCAGCgcaggaccttcaaccagtgaggcctcacaagccagcccaggaccttcaaccagtgaagcctcacaaGCCAGCgcaggaccttcaaccagtgaggcctcacaagccagcccaggaccttcaaccagtgaggccccaCAAGCCAGcccaggaccttcaaccagtgaggcctcacaagccagcccaggaccttcaaccagtgaggcctcacaagccagcccaggaccttcaaccagtaAAGCCTCACAAGCCAGCctgggaccttcaaccagtgaagcctcacaaGCCAGcccaggaccttcaaccagtaAAGCCTCACAAGCCAGCctgggaccttcaaccagtgaagcctcacaaGCCAGTccaggaccttcaaccagtaAAGCCTCACAAGCCAGCctgggaccttcaaccagtgaagcctcacaaGCCAGCctgggaccttcaaccagtgaagcctcacaaGCCAGCctgggaccttcaaccagtgaagcctcacaaGCCAGCctgggaccttcaaccagtgaagcctcacaaGCCAGcccaggaccttcaaccagtgaagcctcacaaGCCAGCccgggaccttcaaccagtgaagccagcccaggaccttcaaccagtgaagcatgccgaggaccttcaaccagtgaagccagcccaggaccttcaaccagtgaagcctcacaaGCCAGCccgggaccttcaaccagtgaagccagcccaggaccttcaaccagtgaagcacgccgaggaccttcaaccagtgaagccagcccaggaccttcaaccagtgaagcctcacaaGCCAGcccaggaccttcaaccagtaAAGCCTCACAAGCCAGcccaggaccttcaaccagtgaagcctcacaaGCCAAcccaggaccttcaaccagtgaagcctcacaaGCCAGCttgggaccttcaaccagtgaagcctcacaaGCCAGCCCAGGACCTTCAGCCAGTGAAGCCTCACAAGCAAGtaaaggaccttcaaccagtgaggcctcacaagccagcccaggaccttcaaccagtgaagcctcacaaGCCAGcccaggaccttcaaccagtgaagcctcacaaGCAAGTAAAGGACCtttaaccagtgaggcctcacaagccagcccaggaccttcaaccagtgaagcctcacaaGCCAGCCCAGGACCTTTAACCAGTAAAGCCTCACAAGCAAGtaaaggaccttcaaccagtgaggcctcacaagccaaCAAACAAATTTCCACCAGTGAAGCCTCACAAGCCAGcccaggaccttcaaccagtgaggcctcacaagccagcccaggaccttcaaccagtgaagcctcacaaGCCAGcccaggaccttcaaccagtgaagcctcacaaGCCAGcccaggaccttcaaccagtgaagcctcacaaGCCAGcccaggaccttcaaccagtgaggctttagCATTTCCATATAATTCGGATAAGCGAGATTATACGGTACATCATGCAGACTCACGGCATTGTGAACTGTTTGGAGAATATAATACAAGATAATACAATAACATGTTAACAAAATGTCACTTAGACAGCAGGTAGTTTGCATAAGGATTTTTGAAGCACATTGAAGTTACACTAAATgattacaacatacaaaataatgcATTTAAACAAGACTTCATAGGCAAACCTACGTTTATGCAAATACCTGTGCACCAAGTTACTGTAGCCCATACCAGTTGTgctttgtatttatatatttatatataacccaATTGCTGTTCAAGCACCTGGTTTCACACTTGAGTGCTGCTATTTAGAGCACTTTAGTCCTGAAATATTTGAAAGTTAAATATTTGTAAAGTGCTAAAATTAAATTAGTCCAACTTCCCTACAAATCAATCTATAACAATGCCCGCATAAGACTAAGATAATATACAGTACAATTGATTTTGAATGCACTGTAAACTCGCCCCTAAAGATTTATTATGTAGCATCTATTCAACCAATATTCCTATTAAACAAAGATTCCTCCTTCCGCCATCAATAGTTTACCATCAAATATTATCAACCAAATGAACAGCGTACCGGAAAAACATTTCCTATTTCGAAAATCATTATCAAAATAGTGGTTATCCCGGTAAATGTGAGCAAGGTAACGTCAGTGTTGAGAGGACCCCGAGGGAAGTCCGCCTGGCTCTTATGTCCACCACAATACAATCATAACTACACTACAACAATCATTATAACCACTACAATATATCAAGAAATATGCTCCATAAAGACTAATTGAGTAGTATAAGCGTCTAGAgtaggagagtgagggagtgtcagGCGGGCGTGAGGCGGCCCGTGTCGGGGGCGGTCCACCTCAGCCTCCACCCCCAAGCATCTACCATCATAAcacgcttctctctctctacgtTACAAGTTCCCCGCATCATTAACAGCATCGCGACAGCTACAAGACAAGTCTTACAATACCTGACAACAAAAGAGTCGCGCGGGAGACCTAGAAATGGCTAAAAACTAACCTTCTAGGACTAGACGCTGGACTCCATCACATGGACACTTCGGCCATTTTCTTCCCCGCTCCCGCTCGCGTCGCCGCCGGTGTTGCCAACCCCGGCCGCCCGCTCGCTCATTCCGCTACATTACTATTTTCTCCTCTCTTACCTTCAATACTATACAATTACGATAATGAATAAGTCAAGTAAAACAGTTTCAAGATATTCAAGTTATATATAATGCTAAAATGTCTGCGTTACACAGATCGGAAAAGAAATTGCTCCATAATTGAAGGTGAATGAACGTTCATTCAAAATTATATTGATCCGGAAGGCGAAAATGGAGGAACAACTGAGAGTTCACTGGCTACTATAATATGTTTGGGGAACATAAGCCACTCTTTGTATTACATGTTCAGTCACATAATCTGATAACATGCTGCAGAAGAAACCTTTACCCGGCATCATATGTCATATGCCAAGTTCCTCATTTGGAAATTTCTGGAGCCGGTCTTTGTGTTGAATGTAGGATTGAACAGTGGAAGAATACAAAAATTTTGAAGAAGCCAATCCTCCAGTTGTCACGTTACAAAAATTttatactaaattgcccgaatctAACCTAATCGAGAACCCACGcaaagaaaacttttttttttttagctactATGATATGGTGAACCCCAGGGAACAACACACCCCGCTTTTCACATGCGatatggcctgggttcgtatcctggccggggaggattgactatcttcttgaggttatgttgagaagatttcggggcttagcgtcccagtggcccggtcctcgaccaggcctcctttctagacaaactgaaggaatggtccaacaaatggctactaaagttcaacccaagtaaatgtaaggtactgAAACTAGGAGgctagacactggataccgaatgggagatgaagtccttcacgaaacggacagagaaagatctaggagttgatatcacgccaaacctgtctcctgaagctcacatgaaaagaataacatcagcggcctatgcaaggctggctaacatcacaactattttcagaaacctgtgtaaggaatccttcagaaccttgtataccacatatgtaaggccaatcctggagtatgcagccccagcatggagcctgtaccttgtcaagcacaagacgaagctggaaaaaggttagaggtatgccactaggctagtcccagaactaagaggcatgagttatgaggaaaggctacgtgaactgcacctcacgtcgctggaagacagaagagttcgagGAGACATgagcaccacatacaaaattctcaggcgaattgacaaggtggacaaagatgGATTATATAACACGAGTGGTAcactcacaaggggacacaggtgaaagcggagttcccaaatgagccacagagacattagaaagaactttttcagtgccagagtagttagtaaatggaatgcactaggaagtgacgtggtggaggctgactccatacacagtttcaaatgtagatatgatagagtccagtaggctcaggaatctgtacaccagttgattgacagctgagaggcaggaccaaagagctttGGCTCAACCGGCCGGCCGGTTGAGTTGGGCTCAAGGGTCTGGGTACCTCATTTTCGATTCAGATGTCCACTCCACCACACGCTTGTGTGGTGGAGTGCATCCCTGCCTGCTGGtgccccccatcccccccgtcgGGATGGACCCAGCGGTCTACGGACTTCATGCATCGATTTTACCAAAGATTTCTAATTACCACCCTTAATTCAATTTAATGTGAAAGTACATTGTTGGATGAAGAATTTATTTTGCCACCATGCCTGAGTTTCCTTATGCTAACGCCCCCATTTCCACAGAATCGTCAAGGCGGGGACACCCCTGCCCTCTGGGACAAGGAAGAGAGTGCGACCCACGGCTACGCGGGGATGCAGCGTGCCGGGGCGTGAAAAACAACATGCGCGCCCGTGTCGATGGACGCATGTTGAGTTGGACTCctcggttgttgttgttgttttagattcagctactcagaacaataagttccagtagcacggggtatggtgagcccgtaagtggaggctctttggagccattatctgtatcagtggccgatactagagatctggcgatggatgggggtcttcatgatggtttttagcctggagggctggctataccagttatggagttgGTGggattagtgtagacctctaggttttccgttttttctttgtcggcgtctttggctgagcagtgctgtcgttggagttagGCGACGTGGCCTACATGAGGatgtcttgaaccgtgtaggtgtcgtatttgtgatgcggcggtggagctcatactatgatttcctcgtctgaggagtccgtaacctccgttgtgggcgtttttgtctttcgcctcgcagactTAGGTAGCTTTAGGTGACGTtaattggtggttgtagctatttcaggagcgctggtggtgctgttatcgtttgtagacaacaagtctgctagcgcggctgctgagatagtgatggtaggagtgttgggagctggtgaaggaattacctctgtttgtgtcgcccgggtcatgggcggttctggagtcggtgttgaagttgaccacctggtcgtcctggtggtagtctccggagtggtagaggaggcagtgagatttacgctagtggctatgatgggggccaggccattgtctatgtataatgcgtttagttcactgacaaagcgctggttgtctggtcctgcaagcctttccgctaatctaataagaccagggataatgccagcaCGTGATGCAGGGCATCAGTTATGAAGCGAAGGAGTGaagtgaaggagcctgtgggacccaatgagaaggctgtgtcgcctgctgggaggagccacatgttggtaagactggaaagtcttctggtcgattagtgagagctaaggtggtatgttgaacgcttggggctctggtcgaggaggtagaagggttgtttctcttggcttcaacctgggccttgatgctttcctgtctgcgggggcagcggtaggaaattgcgaggtgattgccatcacagagcaagcagtgatggactgttgccttgcatatggagtagtgatggtccagtgcgcacaagCTACACCTCTGGACAGGGTCCTGACACTtattggtcgggtgggagagctcgtagcacttaaagcactgctggatctcatggtatcgttcctttcttatttggtggggtggtatttttaggccgaagcagtagaatccttgtgtggtagcctgggtggccgcagctatggtggtgaacgtaatcttccttgatgttttgtcggtgttgcagaactctaggttgaataccgacaggtttggattttcgtcctcgatattgtccatgatatgatgttgaagtcggtcagcgatccactggctggtcctgctggtaaaaacagttcttctggCCAGGAActaacgtgggaagtgaggatgtaggtggtgttctttgcgaagaatggcatcgttagtgacgagtttttctagctcctcttcacatgaaaagaagagcacgatatcttcaccttcctgactaatgtcagcgggttcgaggccagttacgtccttcaggaccttcaaAGTATTGCTTCTCCCGATGAGCctgaccgtcaagtggagtcgctctgaccttaagaagtttgggtcgcattgtgaccacactgctccttgtgatgtgttggcgggagatgtctcccctgtCTGGCTGGATTCCTCGGTCTCGGTATCTCAATTCATGAGTCTGATGTCCTCAGAGGTCCTCTCTGATATCCTCTGACTCCGATGTCCTCTCCACCACACGCATGTACGATGGAATGCGCCCTGCcggtgccttccccccccccttccccccgtcgGGATGGACTCGGTGGTCTACGGTCTGCTTATATACTTTGTATATACACGtggtagcctcggctaccatcgtcttttgtatGGTAACTgacggtcgagcggttaaggtaccgtgtacaccagttgcattgtgctcctggctgtctgggttcaagtcacttctgggatgtggagttttcattcgcatgtatgcttggggaccattca
The DNA window shown above is from Procambarus clarkii isolate CNS0578487 chromosome 82, FALCON_Pclarkii_2.0, whole genome shotgun sequence and carries:
- the LOC123764392 gene encoding longitudinals lacking protein, isoforms H/M/V isoform X22, whose amino-acid sequence is MEELLSLKWNNHRSTFLHILGVLRDKQAYTDVTLACDGKFYSVHKLVLSTCSDYFCAMFDKTACKSPVIVLKDIKSEDLEALLDYMYLGEVNVRQSDLASLIKAAENLRIKGLAVPDDEPPKKGAMSVPSRSDPSRRDGGNGSPPSKRKRRDEGEDGREDVRPPPPPQSGLHTPPPPPPRPKSPGSQRLSPSPLRTSQESHVTDDRDNRPHSSPAESPVASHIPSHQSSQQLTHQSSSQPSISSSQPLPEQQQQQSNQYRGEETPTFVKVEMEEDDTGDVNRDSYNMSGDGYKEEDSGGDLGGDLSNDLPEFLQQAASSALAGTSASYHHAFAGPSGFQPDVSGWQGDSQSLPGSFSGLGFQPSTQDNPPGRRSPTLMFGLQRSGDGSGGSVNLPGISYVCSVCCKAFVSGWELRRHLHAHADVRPFHCPYCSHRSNFKHNLKSHIRSIHPGKPFSFTVQAQLTSDG
- the LOC123764392 gene encoding protein bric-a-brac 1 isoform X13, whose protein sequence is MEELLSLKWNNHRSTFLHILGVLRDKQAYTDVTLACDGKFYSVHKLVLSTCSDYFCAMFDKTACKSPVIVLKDIKSEDLEALLDYMYLGEVNVRQSDLASLIKAAENLRIKGLAVPDDEPPKKGAMSVPSRSDPSRRDGGNGSPPSKRKRRDEGEDGREDVRPPPPPQSGLHTPPPPPPRPKSPGSQRLSPSPLRTSQESHVTDDRDNRPHSSPAESPVASHIPSHQSSQQLTHQSSSQPSISSSQPLPEQQQQQSNQYRGEETPTFVKVEMEEDDTGDVNRDSYNMSGDGYKEEDSGGDLGGDLSNDLPEFLQQAASSALAGTSASYHHAFAGPSGFQPDVSGWQGDSQSLPGSFSGLGFQPSTQDNPPGGGVRSGKSGGGEPEALACSVCGKLITGRNRRQRLQYHLSTHSGERPHHCPYCPYCAHHKFTLDRHIRTVHRDHFLPRDPISTHGLAQTLPSSNISEGISIMSATVSIPGFSRVVEDMRETSDQS
- the LOC123764392 gene encoding longitudinals lacking protein, isoforms H/M/V isoform X33, translated to MEELLSLKWNNHRSTFLHILGVLRDKQAYTDVTLACDGKFYSVHKLVLSTCSDYFCAMFDKTACKSPVIVLKDIKSEDLEALLDYMYLGEVNVRQSDLASLIKAAENLRIKGLAVPDDEPPKKGAMSVPSRSDPSRRDGGNGSPPSKRKRRDEGEDGREDVRPPPPPQSGLHTPPPPPPRPKSPGSQRLSPSPLRTSQESHVTDDRDNRPHSSPAESPVASHIPSHQSSQQLTHQSSSQPSISSSQPLPEQQQQQSNQYRGEETPTFVKVEMEEDDTGDVNRDSYNMSGDGYKEEDSGGDLGGDLSNDLPEFLQQAASSALAGTSASYHHAFAGPSGFQPDVSGWQGDSQSLPGSFSGLGFQPSTQDNPPGGLRVLVCPVCGRKFEGKNQAKRSKLERHLRTHTGERPYQCPRCDYRATFKWNLKAHILSRHGQEFLQSTPP
- the LOC123764392 gene encoding longitudinals lacking protein, isoforms H/M/V isoform X30; translated protein: MIFEIGNVFPVNMEELLSLKWNNHRSTFLHILGVLRDKQAYTDVTLACDGKFYSVHKLVLSTCSDYFCAMFDKTACKSPVIVLKDIKSEDLEALLDYMYLGEVNVRQSDLASLIKAAENLRIKGLAVPDDEPPKKGAMSVPSRSDPSRRDGGNGSPPSKRKRRDEGEDGREDVRPPPPPQSGLHTPPPPPPRPKSPGSQRLSPSPLRTSQESHVTDDRDNRPHSSPAESPVASHIPSHQSSQQLTHQSSSQPSISSSQPLPEQQQQQSNQYRGEETPTFVKVEMEEDDTGDVNRDSYNMSGDGYKEEDSGGDLGGDLSNDLPEFLQQAASSALAGTSASYHHAFAGPSGFQPDVSGWQGDSQSLPGSFSGLGFQPSTQDNPPGGLRVLVCPVCGRKFEGKNQAKRSKLERHLRTHTGERPYQCPRCDYRATFKWNLKAHILSRHGQEFLQSTPP